Below is a genomic region from Henckelia pumila isolate YLH828 chromosome 3, ASM3356847v2, whole genome shotgun sequence.
CTTTACTTACTGCATGTTATGTTCATAATAGAATTACTTCTATAAAAACACATGTTTCTCCTTATGAAGTATGAAAAGGTATAAAACCAAACTTAATGTATTTAAGGGTATGGGGTTGTTTAGCCTTTTATAGAGTTCATGATCCTAAATATCAAAGTTAGGTGCAAGAGGAATTAAAAGTGTATTTGTAGGTTATGCTGAAAATTCCAAAGCATATAGATTGTTGAATCTAGACTCTAATATAATTGTGGATCTActcaaaacaaaagaaaagaatCCATGACATCCTTTGAACCAATGAAAAGTCAACGTGaaggaaagaaaagaaattaCCACCAGAATTTATTTCATCACAATTTTTAACTTTTTTGGTTGAAGGAGATAGAAATGGTGTACTTAATAAATTACCTTTATCGCTTAATATAGTGAATGatccaaaaatatttactgAGAAAATGTTATCAAGGGATGCATTTTTTTGGAGAGAGGTCGTGAATGATGAAATGGATTCAATCATTTCCAACCAAACTTGGATTTTGGTTTACCTCCCTTTGGGATCTAAACTTATAAGCaataaatgggtgtttagaaaaAAGTACAATTGTGATGAGTCTATACAAACTTTCAAAGCTGGATTGGTAACGAAAGGTTTTAAACAAGTACATGGTATAGACTATTTCGATACATATTCTCTTGTAGATAGATTAACATCCATAAAGGTGTTGTTTGttattgcttcaatccataagTTGCATGtacatcaaatggatgtaaaaataGCCTTCTTAAATGGTGATTTaaatgaagaaatttatatgaaacAACCTAAAGGATTTATATTACCTTGAAATGAAAAAAAGGTTTGCAAGTTGGTCAAGTCCCTTTATGGATTAAAGAAAGCTCCAAAACAATGGCATGAGAAATTTGATTATGTTATTTTATCTCATAGTTTTAAACATAATAATGCTGACAAATGCATATACTCAAAATTCACAAATGATTTTGGagttattttatgttatatgtTGATGACTTGCTTATATTTGGAACAAATATGCAAGGTATAAATGACACTAAAAAGTATTTAACTTCACAGTTTAAGATGAAAAATCTTGGGGAAGTAGATGCTATTTTAGgtataaaattcataaaaatagtgGGGGTTACTTGTTGTGTCAATCTCATTATATTGAGAAGATGCTTCCTAAATATAATCACTTGAAATTTGAAGAAGCTAATACACCATATTACACTAGTATTAAATTACTAAAAAATTCTGGTAGAGCAGTAGCACAACTTGAATATGCTAGTGTAATTGGTAGCCTCATATATGCTACACATTGCACAAAACCGGACATATCATTCGCAGTATGCAAGATTTCTAGATTCACAAGTAACCCAAGTGTCGAGCATTGGAATGCAATTGGGAGAATACTTGGTTATATTAAAAGAACCATAAATCTGGGTTTGCATTATGATAATTTTCCAACGGTATTAGAAGGATACTCAGATGCTAGTTGGATAACcaatattcatgaaaataaatctaCAGCTGGTTGGATTTTCACAATAGCTGGAGGCGCTGTTTATTGGGCTTCTAAGAAACAAACATGCATAACTCATTCGACTATGAAAAGTGAGTTTTTAGCATTAGCTGTTGCAGGGAAAAAAGCAGAATGACTGAGAAATTTGTTATATGATATTGAGTTGTGGCCACAACCAATGCCATCTATTTCTTTATATTGCGATAGCGAAGCTACATTTTCTAGAGCTTATAACAAAGTATACAACGGAACATCTAGACATATATATTAGTTTGAGACATGAATATGTGAAACAATTGATAACAGATGGTGTTGTCAATGTGGTTTATGTTAGAACCAATAAGAATCTAGCAGATCGTTTGACAAAATGTCTTTCGAGAGACTTAGTAAAGGAAACATCTAGTGGAATGATATTGAAACCTTACTCAAAAAGAATAACCAGTGATGGTAACCCAACTATGAAATATTTATACCGCTATTCTATAGTTAAATGGGTAAAAACAAGTCATTGTCATGTGATCATTTTGACACCGAAATAATTATTAATCCCTTCTAGGATGTTCGGTGTAAATAGCTATGTGTTGGAGATTGAGTATATACTCTTAATGTAGTTCAAGTCTCAAGTAGCTAGGgatatattttaaacttcaCCTATTGAACATAATAAATGGTGTCGTTTCTAACAAGATCATGGTTTAATATTGTAAATGTTCATGAATCCAAGATCGAGCACAAGGTCATAATAGTGCTAAATAATTTGAACATATATTTTGAAATCTGTGATAAGTTCATATGTGTTGTATTTCCGATGTTTGCTTAAGAGATGAAGTTCAATGTCAATGCACACTATCATCTTTCAAGTACTTTGAAATATACCACTAATTGAAGGTTAAAATCGAAAGATACTTTCTTGTACGTATGAGTCTATCATAACAAATCAAGAAGGGATGTTACAATTTGGTGGGGGATTGTAAGAGATTGTACAACTTTGTTAGAAGAGCGCAGCGCGCTCGAGAGCGAGGCTTTGTGTGCTCGAGCGCGTTTCTGGCTCAATAGAAGGGCCAAACAGATTATCATCGTGCTCGAGCGCGAGTTTtgcgcgctcgagcgcgagTCACGCACATTGAAATGTCAAGGCAGAGAACAAGCGCACTCGAGCGCGAGATTCTGCACGCTCGAGCGCGATTCACGATGTTTCAATTTAGTTTCAACATTTGATATCAATGGTTGCATCCTTTCATTATCTTTACGTGTATGGTGGAAATACATGTGTCTATTTGAATGAATAACTTCCATATAACCAACTTTAGCCTTTTGTTCATATGTTGGTTTGTGAAAAGACACCATCTCCATGCAACTCTCCAGATATATGCTTTgcagatttatatatatacatatatatatgtgtgtgtgtaaggAAACCCAATATTATTGCTTGATATTATCTTAAAAGGTTTGTTGTAACTTGGGGGTAATTTGTCCTTAAAACTTATAAGCGAACTTTGAgaagtgaaaaaaaataaaaccttaaaagaaaaatatttttatacgcCTCAAACCTGATCAATTTTCAGATTCTTCTTTATTCGTACATTTGTTATTTCTATCATCTTCCTCCCGAGCTACCATCGCTAGAACCCACCCCATCTTCCATCGCCAAAAATATCCGAATCTAACTGAGTAAACTCCATTTGAAGTATAATGCCAAATCAACTTATCGGTTCCGAATAAATTAAGCGAGAATGGGAAAAATTCTAAATTCTTTGGTATCTATTTGCTTGAAAATATATTCGATCAGTGCCCAATTCCACTGTCCCAAATCTATTCGAAGATCAGTCACTTTCAAATTTTTTAAGCATGATGCTAGAAATGTAATAGGTTTAAAAGTGAGTCCTCAATATCCTGGGATTTATAAAATCTTGGACTGAGTTTCAAGAACCAATCTGCCATCTTAAAGCCCTTTTGAATCAAATCCCGACCCCCTAACAAACTTCGCCAAACATACGATGGATTACGTCCCAACGAAGCATCTAGAAATTGTGATgtaggaaaatattttgctatTAATAATCTGGCCATAAGAGAATTAGGATTTTGGAGTAATCTCCACTCTTGTTTGGCAATAAGAGCTTGATTAAATTGTTTCAAGTCTCGGAATCCCATTCCTCGTTGAGATTTTGATAGACACAACTGATTTCAGTTAGTCAAATAAATACAACCATCTTTATTATCACTTCACCAGAATTTAGAGACCTTCGTATTGAGACATTCATAGACCATTGGGGATTTGAAGACAGACATAGTATTATAAGTAGATGTGGCTTTTATTAAGATCTATCTACATGTTCCCGTGCCAAGATTGTAATTTTCTAGATACATTTTGTTTGATCTCGTCGATTAATACTCGGTTTCTACTATGACCAACAAAAGCCAAGAGACCCGGGTAAATTTCATGAGATGCGTTAGGAGGCATTCCCAAATTGTAGAAGACTTGAAGTTTCTGATATGATGGGCTGAAGGTGATAGAATATTTTTGGAGATTGATCTCTTGACCCGAAGCTTCCGCATAACTTGATAAAATATCTGAGACTTTGATACAGTTCTGCTCATCGGCTATGCATATTAAAAAGTTATCGTcagcaaaaataataataataataataataattggcCAATAACTAGATTTGTCCTAGCTAACACATTTAATATCTCTAAATAAGCCAACATCGATATAGTATTTCTTTAGACTCGCCAACCCCTCTACGCACAAGAGAAAAATATAAGGGGCTAAGAGGCAACAATGTCGTAGTCCTCTGCTTGTCTTGAATCGAGTGGTGTAATTACCGTTCATTGGGGTACGTAAGAAGCTACAACTTAAGAAGGTTGTTTTCTAGAGTGATCAATTTTTAGGCGCACAATTTCTGTCATGTAGATTGTGAATTCACCAAAGCCTCCAAATTCTACTCCACTTGTTTCATGGATTGCACCATGCACCAGCAAGTACAATAAAATTTAATGTTGATGCAGCTATTGTTCAAGGTTCTCTGAGGGATGATCATGGTGTTGTGTTATTAGCTTTGACCAAGGCTTTGGATGGTATTCTCTCAGCCGGCATTTAGTGCTTGAGTCTCAAAAACATATATCAATGGAACAAGGTCATCATCAAGACTGACGTGAATATATTAATGTGGCTAAATCATATATTGGCTTCAAATGGCTTAGTTAAGGATGCAAACATCTTGTTTAAGGATCTTTGTCCCTTGTTTTATTAGCAAATCTTTGTATTTGGACTTTGTTCAAGTTTAATATAAATTGGTAGGGCTGATCAAAAGTTTTCAATAACGGTCCGAACCGACCGCACTGCACCGCACCGAATctcttttttcatttttttataaataaccgcagtttttttaaaaaaaaatacgaaACCGCACCGCCTCCACGGTGCGGTTatttttttcacccaaaaacGCCCGCACCGCACCGCCTTACCTTATATAGTTGTTTTAAATAATGTTATTAATGACGTcttaatatacaatatatacatTGTTTCTAACTTGCACTTCGTCGCTTTCTATCGCAACATTacttcaatattttcttttctttctttctaaGCACAACAAATATTCTTCAAACTTATTTTATAATCATgattaaaaatgaaatttaaatcatcatatttatatattttaactttattttgatgttgtatTTTTATGCTATCTATTTTATCTAATTATGTTTTGTACTATTTTTGGTTATATTATCTTTAAATATgctatttgttatttttttctattattgttttaaaaaatttgagaatttttttttcattctacttatcattaaataaaaaaaaacgcaAACCGACTGCAACCGCTTAAAACCACTCAAAATCGCGAAAccaattttatatgtaaaaccgcaattaaataaataaaatttaatcgaACCGCAAATGGCAATTCGGTTTAATttgcttttttaaaaaacaaaaacaaaatttaataaaaaaagttTAGAAGTAATAATAAAGACATCATATTTTTAGCCATCCCAAAATATCATTTAAGTTTTCTTTAagatatatattgatatataatatataattatgtaaaataaatatatatatatttaagtagttctttttatttatttttttcgcaGGTTGAGGTTATTTTTCAGtaaattgtgtacttaattttttaaaaaaaatatttgtttgttTTTCAAAGATCACGGATTTTCTAATTTAATGATGAcgttcttatttttttaaaaaaaaattgttctttAGAGATTATGTGCTTTCTGATCCAATTCTCATATGGATAAAAATTGAGAATCCTTTTTTCCCCCATCAAGTACCCGATATATGTCGAGACCTGAATTTTTGGGATTCCGTCGGACAGACAAAGAAAATCCCAATAATTTTTTCaagttcaaaattttgttaaaaagtaacaaaaaaaaattatttttttaatatatctaaagaaaaataaatattcaattataaacatttaatattaaaatcgtaGGGATATGTTACAAGATTTTCTTCAGAAGACTAAAAaaacttattattttttaaataatttcatttttaaaaaaaatatttaaaaatttagttTTCGTTTGGAcgtttattttaaaaatgttttgtgttttataagtgaaaaaaaaataaagtatgtttgaaaaatatttttataaaaaattttgaaaattattttttaaaaaatgttctcCAAATGTAATTTTTAGATAAAAATTGAGAGttgtttttagatgtttttagaatGAAACTATGAAAGGCGAGGAGGAACAttacttttgaaatgttaaaaagtttttatataatatttgttcaaacacatttatttttaaaacaacttttaaaatatttaataaaaaaaatttaaaaaatattttataaaaacgttttaTAAGCACTGGTCTAAACGCATACTTATATTTCTAGAGAAAAACAAACCTTTGGACTAGAAACATATAAATACATAACAAAATcattatatatgtttataattaaatttaatagtGGTAAAATTCTAATTATTGTATGAAAAAATtaagatcaaacaaatttttcaaGAAATGTGCCACGTTCATTAGAACTCATTTTCACATCAAAAGTTGTTATTAACATATGCAAATTCTGTATTTTCAcatttttgtcaagaaaatttcgATTGTGCACTGCAtaattattgataaaatgtttggAATACAAATTAAATTCATTTATGAATCAACAAGTAACTTTTGTTGATGAGGACAAATTACATATCTTATTATGCGTATTTCTTATAACTAAATAGTTATAAATGTGAATTATTTAAactatcaataatttttttaaaaatatacacaaaaataaaattatatttcgttaatcaaatatttgataatttcaacaataaataattatgcGAAATAAATTCACAATAATTTCTGTATGAGTTGACATGTAACCCAAtatgttaataaaatatattaataatattatttcagATGAAGAATCATGTCAAGAAGAGTTTTATTCTCGATCTTTCTGCCGAGATTAATAGGGATAATCGGGAAAACATCGGGTTGGGATTTTATGACGGGGATGGGATAATACGTGTGTGAGTACAGCATAAGAAACAACCAACTCAAATTGGGATTAAACATCTTGTATAAATTGCTCAATACAGCACAAGTAACAACCAACTCAATTCAAAAAAGATGTGCCCAGAATTCCTCAAATTTCAAGCATATATATGAATTCATGCAGCCATATCCGAACCCCGAAAACAAGATCAAAGAAAGATAACAGCAAACTTGTTTAAGGGCCAACTGTTAGACACGATATGTACTACAATACAAAATGTCTGAGTTCATTATGTCAACAGAGAAGATTCGAGTTGTTGGTAGTAGAGACAAGAGAAATGAATCAAACACAGAAACATACTCAATAAGCTACAATGCTTCATGCTTTACTAAATTGACACCGTGAAGAGGCTAATCACATCTACGTGCCTCATCTATAAGCCTTACAGGCCATCAATCGATTCGAACCTCAGGAAGGTCACAAATAATGATAAAGAAGGTACTTCAATACACGTGGGCAACGATGACTCAGTTATGGATACAAATGAAGAAAACAGTCCATCATGTATATTTACTCACCCAAGttaatagaaccatccttcATCAACTTTATGCTTAGACTATTGAACCTCCCTCTGGAGTAATGACGAGAAGCTTTTCTCCAATCCGTCCCAGTTTTCATCATAGCCACAAATTCATCATAGCTAATAAGCCcatcctgaaattttttttattacaaatgacgaGACTGAGAGTATATTCACATTGTACGATAAATAGATACTACAGGATTAGTTCTCACCTTGTCCGTGTCAACCTCCTGGAAGATGTCATTTGCCACATCTGTACAATCATCTACTCCATCTTCCATCAGTGCGTCTCGCAGCTCATCAGGCTCAATGTAGCCATTACTGTTTTTGTCAAAATAAGAGAATGCCTTACGAAGATGTTCGTCATTGGCCATCCTCTGGAGATGGAGTGAAATGAAAAGAAATTCCCCATAATCCAAGGTACCTTTACCATTTGCATCACCCTGTCAGGCAGAAATGATACAAGAATACCCACTGGGTGTCAAATAAGGAATAACTTCAAAGTAATTTACGGTTGAAAAAATTACtcaaaaaattttatgcatCACAGTGCAACAACTCTTGGTTTTTGTACAGATTTAATTAAGACTGGTTATTCAAGATTTATCCAATTTTCAGCCATAGGAACAAAATCGAGTTAACTAAGATCTGATTCAGCGCTTCTATCCCTGATCCAAACCAGTACAATCCAAATCTCATTTGCTATCTGTCATCTCAGCCTCCAGTTCCTGAAACCTGGAATCTTGCAATGTGAAACCCTCCAAAGTGACACCTCAAGTGGCTGATCTACTTCACAATATTAAGTTTTCAGGAGGACATTCTGAATACAAATATCTGTAGCTCATTTACAATCCCAAAGCATCCATAAAACATATTGTTGAACAAGTGAATTTTTTATGACTGTAGCAAGTAGCAACCTCTTTCCAGATAACACTACTGCTGCCACTACAACATCTAATATAACTTCTACATCAAGAAGTAGAAATAGTAAGTACACAATCAACACAGTTAAACATACCCCTGCAACCAACCCACACACAGTCACCAGTATGCATAACCGTCCACCAGGATTACCTCTCATCTTGCATTACAATGTAAATTACTTAGATCTTGAGTAGAAATTATCGATTCCTTTTCAGTTTTCATGGGGATGTATGCATAAACTTTGTGATAATAGTCAAAGCAAGGAATATAAACTTGTCAATATGAGAGATGAGAGCCGTATGCATTTTTAGTGGGCTTACAGCTTCAAGAAGCATCTGTACATCAGACTCGGCAAGCTGTGAATTGAATTTTAGTAATCCAGCCTTTAGTTCTTCTGATGAAACAATGCCATCATTATCAGTGTCTATCTTAGCAAACATCTCTTTGATGCCCTCAACTTCTTCATTAGACAAGAAATCGGCAATAACCTAATCAAAGAATTAAGTACAAAACTTTCAGAAAAGAATAATTGCAGAAGATACTAAAGATAAGATCATGACCAACCCTAAGAGCCTTCCTCTTGAATCTATTCATTAATGAGAACTGCTTCAGTCTTGACTTGACAACATCACCAAGAGGAACATTTGGAGCCTTCTTTGCATTTTGGAGCCAAGAATGTTCTGTGAATATAAGTTCGCGAAAAAGATCAGATTGAATGTTCAAACAAATTCCTGTTCATCCTGAAACTCCAAGAGATTATGCGCAACAGATTTGCAATACTGCATAGCCATCTCAGGAACCTGACTTCTTCCGGTAACAATGACAGTGCAGACATAGCAATTtttacaaattttattttttcatactTAGCATGTCCTTCTCACTTGCATGCATGAAATTGGGGGAAAAACAGCCATCTGACTATTCAATTTATACATGGAGAGCAGTAGCCTAAAAACCATTAAATTGGGAAAAGAGGTACAAATATGTTGTaacttatattatatatgtttcttataaaaaaaatatatgttgtaaCTTATAGAAAACTGAAAACCATACCACGCAATTTCTGCATTTATTGAACAATGATGTAATCTTTCATGTTTGTTCAGAATACATAAttgatgatattgatcaagAATGAAAAGTCGATACGCATCTCAGTTCATTCTACATTTACAAACTGCAATGTTTTTTACATACTGCTTTCTCACTTGGATAGCAACCATACAACAGAATACACAGTTTTACTTTATGATCTTCAAATATATTGCTAAATCTCATGTTAGACAGTAATctcaaacaactcatatatcaatAAACCTCAGTATATGATAAATATAGCTTTCGAatgtaacaaaaaaaaaatgcttgAAATGGAAGAAAATGCAACTAATGCATCACTTTCACGAATTCATTGCAGTAAAGTAACAGTGTGAATGTAAAAATTAACATACCAAGAACTTGTTTGGCCGTCAATCGAAGTTTAGGATCTGGCTCCAGCATCTGTCTGACAAGGCTCTTGGCACCATCTGAGATACATGGCCACGGTTCACGTTCAAAGTCTATTTTCCCACGTATGATGGCCTGGGCAACACCTTGTTCAGATTCTGCGTAAATGGAGAGTAATTTTCAAACTCATTGATAAAGTTCAAAGCATGCTCTCACTAAGAAAACAGAGACATTATGGGCAAAAGACAACCACTCTGGAAAAACAAGCTCTATAGAACTAGCAGGTGTGGGAAATGAAAACAGAATTAGAGAGAAAACAAGAGTAAAATAAGTTGATGATGATTACCTGCCCAGAATGGAGGAACTCCACACAGTAAGATATACAGAATCACGCCTGCACTCCATATATCTATTTCTGGCCCATAGTTTCTCTTGAGCACCTCTGGAGCCATATAATAAGGGCTTCCCACAATTTCAGAGAACCTTTCACCTAAAATACAAGGTCTACGGTAAGTTGATTCCATTTAATAATATACTATCATTCATAAGTTACGAGAAACATATTGATAAATGATAGAAACATATCCAGCATGTCTGGAATCAGAATCTAGAAGAAAACATCAATCTGCACATGGGATTGAGTACACAATATTAATATACCACAAAGGTATACATTAATCATAAAGCATCTTTAAGAGCAAAAAGTTGATCTCATAAAACAGGTAGATTGACTTCCTTATAATCTTAACCAGAGGGTgggttttctttctttcttttttttatttttaatggaTATGAAACGATCAACCAGAGGATTGTCTGCCCTATTTATTTAGATTATAGCATGACAATTTGAGAAAAGGTGAAACCGCTTGGCCAGTGAAAGGCTGGGCCATTCCATAAGTtacaaatttatataaaaaagtgAAGGATGATAATGGAAGACTGAAAGGTGCGAAATCatacaatataaaacatacagGATTCATCATGCAGGAGTGAAGAAGTATAGCAaagttagtttatttttttatttttttttaaaataataataactgtGGGTTAATCACCCGTTGTCCTATATGAAATGTTTTCTTAAGGTAAGAATACTCACAGTATGGAGAAAATAGATTTGCAATATATGTATGGGGTAAAAACATAGTGCTGGATGGTAATTCACCTTGGACTTGTCAACTTGAATGAATTTTCAACTATTTATAGCTCATGTTGTCAAAAATAGAAAGTAAAAACATGCTGTCACTTTGTGATGAGAATCAAAATCGTTATCTTAACTGATTCCTGAAGGACAGAAATAGAAACGAGACGAGGGAAAATCATATCATCCATATCAATCAAGAGAAAAAAAACACTGAGATCGATTATCTCTTTTGAGAACAGATCGGACAAAGATTAGCAAGCCCTATCCTATATAAAAAGTTAGTTTCTTTTGGTTAACTACTTCAATTTCTTTGTTGTAACAATTAGGACATTTATCGTCATGATGCtaattttaagttaaaaaaACTATATTTCAAATGTCGCAGTGAAGCACATTAACATACAGTCCACGACATTGAGATAAAGGAAAGTTAGTTTCTTTCGGTTACTACTTCAATTTCTTTGTTGTAACAATTAGGACATTTATCGTCATGatgctaattttataaaaaaactaTATTTCAAATGTCGCAGTGAAGCACATTAACATACAGTCCACGACATTGAGATAAAGGAGACACAATATAAATGACTAACATGGGCAACTCACGaaataagaaaacaaaaatGGCATAGTGAAATTCTTTGACTCCAGACTAGAGAATTATACCTAcctaggtagtgtttggaagagcttCTAAGAAGCACTTCTAAGCttttccttaacaaaattttagaaGTGCTTTCTAGagactctctcaaacactaaaCTAATACATTTGAAATATTCCAACtcatttctgaaattttttttttaaaaaaaaacaatcatcATATACACTGTCCTCTCTTCCATCGGTTTAAGTCATTAATACAACTCTAACACTTGGGTCAACCTGTATCTCAAATAACCTTAACTAAGGTATACTAGATATGATCACAGTACAGAATCCTCTATGACTATGAATTCGTTTTATGAATCATGAGGTGGATCTTATGATGGCCAACTCTACCTAAAAACAAAGAAATGCGTCGGAAGATACAGTTTTGACATGTCAACAAGTGATCTAGAATAGttaatgaaagaaaaaatatGGCAAGCTTCCGTCGCTGTTAATAGCACAAGATTCTTTTGGTTTAGAAATCATTACTATCAAACATAATATGAAAGCAGCTAAAATGATTCATTTACCTGGCTTGAAGAAGATTGACAAACCAAAATCAATGGCTTTAAGGGGTGAATTCTCCTTCTTGTTGGCAAACAAAAAATTCTCCGGCTTCAAGTCCCTGTGAATCACCCCATGCTTATGGCATAATTGCACGACCTCCACAATCGTCCTTGTCACGGCAGCTGCCGCCCTCTCCGTGTAATGCCCACGCGCCACAATCCTATCAAACAGCTCCCCTCCCTCACACAACTCCATCACCAAATGCACAGCATTGTCGTCCTCACACGCCTCCTTCAAGCTCACAATGCTCGAATTCTTGGGCAAATGCTTCATTATCGCCACCTCCCTCCTCACATCCTCCACATCCACAGCTGTCCGAAGCTTCCGCTTCGAAATCGACTTACACGCCAACAGCTCCCTGCTATCCCGTTCAATGCACAGATAAGTAACTCCAAATTCACCACGCCCGAGCTCTCTGTCAACCAAGTACTTGTCTTCAATGTTCTCCTTCTTAAGATCCTTCAAAACGGTGATGGTTTTCTTAATGTTGCCCGAGGACTTGTCCTTCCGCCCTTGATCGTGACCGGAGAAATTGGAGGACTTGACGTCTTCTCTGGCTACAGCCGCCGGAGATCTGCAGCAGTTCCCCATCCAAATCGGGGATTTCGAATTTAACAATGATTTCGAAAAAGAGCAAAAACCCTAAACTCAAACAAAAAAAGCCAAATTTCACATCATTGAACAGTGAATCCCACACAATAGTGATAGTAAAGCATGGATTTCAGCTCAGTAACCGAAATGTGAGTGATTTTTCACACAGAAAAAGGGTGAATTTCACTGTGTGCGACTGTGTGTGAAAGGGGCAAGTGTTCTTCTACTCTGCAGTTAGAGTCAAAAAAGCTCGGAACTGGAA
It encodes:
- the LOC140891605 gene encoding calcium-dependent protein kinase 13; the encoded protein is MGNCCRSPAAVAREDVKSSNFSGHDQGRKDKSSGNIKKTITVLKDLKKENIEDKYLVDRELGRGEFGVTYLCIERDSRELLACKSISKRKLRTAVDVEDVRREVAIMKHLPKNSSIVSLKEACEDDNAVHLVMELCEGGELFDRIVARGHYTERAAAAVTRTIVEVVQLCHKHGVIHRDLKPENFLFANKKENSPLKAIDFGLSIFFKPGERFSEIVGSPYYMAPEVLKRNYGPEIDIWSAGVILYILLCGVPPFWAESEQGVAQAIIRGKIDFEREPWPCISDGAKSLVRQMLEPDPKLRLTAKQVLEHSWLQNAKKAPNVPLGDVVKSRLKQFSLMNRFKRKALRVIADFLSNEEVEGIKEMFAKIDTDNDGIVSSEELKAGLLKFNSQLAESDVQMLLEAGDANGKGTLDYGEFLFISLHLQRMANDEHLRKAFSYFDKNSNGYIEPDELRDALMEDGVDDCTDVANDIFQEVDTDKDGLISYDEFVAMMKTGTDWRKASRHYSRGRFNSLSIKLMKDGSINLGE